TCAACGATCGTGGCAAAAACGTTGCCCGGAACCCAGCCGGTGTCACCGTTGAGCAGAAGGTTGTTGCGGCCATAGAACACGGCAAGGTCAACGATCGTCTGAACCGAATCCGTCCCGGAATCCTGCTCGTAGCCATGGGACGGCGTCTTCAGGTCATTCGAGGTGAACGTGAAGTAGCAGACGTCCCCCGGGATGGGGGTCACCGTGGTGTTCTCCGCGCCCGGTTCGGCATGGGCGAAAGCCGGCACCAGGTTGTAGATCTCGTTGCGGGCATACTTGCCGTGGAATACCTGGCCGCTCAGCGGCAGGGCATCCCAGACCGCGTTGCTGGTTCGGGGTGCCGCGTCGTCGTGCAGGAGGGCTTTGCAGGTCACCCCCCGCTTCTCAAGGGTGATGTTGATGTACCGGGCCATGTTCTGCCTCACTTGCTGGTTGGGGTGAACAACTGTGATTTGCTGCGCGGGCGGCTGAGGTGCCAGGCGCTCGCGTTTTGGTACGCTGCAGCGGCCGAGAGCACGCGGGCATCGCCGTGCCGCGGGCCCACAAGCTGCAGCCCGACGGGCAGGCCTTCCGCCGTGAATCCGCACGGAACGCTGATGGCAGGCTGCTGGGTCAGATTGAACGGATAGGTGTACGGCGTCCAGGACGTCCAGTCCTCCGAGTGCCACCCCGCCGGCACATCCCGTCCTGCCTCGAACGCGGGGATGGGAAGGGTGGGCGTGACCAGCAGGTCATAGCGCTCGTGCAGCAGCCCCATCTCCTTGCCCAGCCTCATCCGCACGGCGGTGGCATCCAGGAAGTCGCTGGCGCTGAAATCTGCGTGCCTGCCCAGTGCCGCGGCGAGCAGCGGATCGATCTGCTCGATTGCGCCGGGGCCATAGCCCTCCACCACCTTGGCCGCGCCGCTGAACCACAGCACATGGTAGGCGTCCACGGGATCCGCCCAGCCGAGGTCGATTTCCTCGACGTCCGCACCCAGTTCGGTCAGGACCTGCACTGCGGCACGGACTGCTGCCTCGATCTGGGGGTCGTTGCTGCCGTAGCCGAGGTTGGGGCTGAAAGCGATCTTCCGGCCGCGTATGCCCTCGTCAAGGCCGGCGGAGAACGAACACGTCGGCGCAGGGCCGGCGGACCAGTCCCTGGCATCGGGCTGCGAGAGGACGTCCATCATGAGCGCAGCGTCTGCCACCGTCCGGGTGATCGGGCCCGCATGGGCCAGCGTACCGAACGGGCTGGCCGGGTACAGCGGCACCGTCCCGTAGGTGGGTTTGAATCCGACGACGCCGGTAAAGGCGGCGGGGATGCGGATGGAGCCGCCGCCGTCGGTCCCTACAGACCAGGGGCCCATGCCCTTGGCCACCGCGGCAGCGCTGCCCCCGCTGGATCCGCCGGAGGTGCGGGAAACGTCCCAGGGATTGCGGGTGACACCGCAGAGCGGGCTGTCCGTGACACCCTTCCAGCCGAATTCGGGGCTGGTTACCTTGCCCAGCAGCACAGCGCCGTGCTCGCGCAGCCGGGCCACGGATGGAGCATCTTCGATCCATTCGCCTTCGGCCGAGGTGAGCCGGGAGCCCCGCAGAGTGGGCCACCCCTTGGTCAGCATCAGGTCCTTGATGGAGGTGGGAACGCCGTCAGCCAAGCCCCGGGGTTCGCCGCGGAGCCAGCGGGCCTCCGACTCCCGGGCTTCAGCCAGAGCGGACGCGGCCTCCACGAGGCAGAAGGCGTTGATGTCAGCATCGTGGCGGTCAACCGCGTCCAGCGCCGCGTGGGTGGCTTCCACGGGGGAAACTTCCCGGCGGCCGTAGGCGGAGACCAGCTCCACGGCCGTAGCCCATTCCAGTGAATCAATCACGCCAAAGCTCCTTGTCGGTCCCAACATCACTGCCGTCAGGCTATGTGGCCCGCGTCACGATTGTCAACAATCCTACTGGTCTATCTTTTGACCCTATCTTTTGCTTGCCGCAGTTCGTACGATTGTGAACAATTCGCGGGGCGCCATAGCCCCTGCCTACCTTGAGGAGAATTAATGGGCGCCACCATTGGCATGCTGTACCCGGGCTTCGGAGCCGAAGACGATTACCCTTTCATGGAGCAACTGCTGGGCGAAGGGATCCTGCTTCCCCTTATCCACACGTCGGTGGGCGTGGACGCGCACGAAGTACAGGCGTTACTGGACCTCGGCAAGAGCGAGCGGCTGCTCGAAGGCGCCGAGGCGCTTCGCGCCAGCAAACCAGATGCCGTCATGTGGGCGTGCACCTCCGGAAGCTTCGTGTTCGGCTGGGACGGCGCCAGGCAGCAGGCCGCCGAAGTCCAGAAAGCACTCGGCGTCCCCGTCTCTTCCACGTCGCTCGCCTTCGTCGACGCGGTGCGTGCGCTGGGCCTGGACAAGGTCGCCGTGGCAGCCACCTACCCGGAGGACGTCTCCCGGCATTTCGTGGGCCTGCTCAACCGCGGCGGGATCGAAGTGACCCAGCTGGTCAGCCACGACATTCCCACGGCCGCCCTGGCCGGCGAGCTGGACCGCGAAGGAGTCTTGGAACTGGCCCGGAGCAACGACAGCCCCGAGGCCCAGGCCATCCTGATTCCGGACACGGCACTGCACAGCGCACGCTGGATCAATGAGCTTGAGTCGGCACTCGGCAAGCCGGTACTGACGGCGAACCAGGTAACCGTATGGCAGGGACTGCGCCTTGCCGGCGCCCTGCGTCCTTGCCCGGCATTGGGCCGGCTGTTCAGCCAGACAGCAGACCCCCCCGTCGGGGCTTAGGGCCACGGACGCATCGATCGGCAGGAGAGTCCGGGCGGGGACCCTTGTCATATCTCAGGAGCTCGTAGACGGTTCATGTCTCATGTTGTCCTGGGCACTTGGTGTCTCATGACCATGTAGACGGTTGTCCTGAGGGCGGCCGTCGGGTGGTGTTGGCGGGGCGCCGGTTTTTAGGGGGTAGTGTTTTCTTTTCCTGCGTGCTCCGACGGGGTCGGCTGCGATGCCTGAGGGTTTGCCGTTGCTTACGTAGGCTGTTCCCTTGGCGGGTCTGGGGTGGCTGATGATCTCGGTGCTGTGGGGGTCGAAGAACAAGATGGTGGCCTCGTGCACGGTTGCGCCGATGTGTTCCTTGCCCATCCTGAAGTGGGTCCCCAGGACGGTGGCGCAGCCCTGGCGGTCGACGCGCCGTTGGGTGCTGCGGGGTTCCGCGCCGGCGGCCGCGCCGGGTTCCGGCGGTGTGGGTCCGGGCGCCTTGGGAGTGGCGTCTCAGGCCTCCTGCGGGGTCAGGCCCGGGGGCCAGGGCCTGGTGTTCGCGTTCGGTGTTGTAGTAGCAGTCGAACGCATCGATCTGGGCCCGCAGCTCGGACGAGGGTGCCGGTTATTTCCCCGCAGGTTCTTGGCCGATCCGGACAATCCGCCGTGGGCGGCCGATAGGCTGGTGCATGAGAAGGCCCTCATCCCCGTCTCATTCTGGTTTCACACTTGCGGTTCAAGATGGGAGCTCCGGAGCAGACGATTTCGATGAAGAAGCTGTCCATGCCGGGCAGTAATCGTGCAGGATCGACAGCAACTATGACACCGGCGCCACCGGCGCGAACAGACAGCCCACAGAACCGAAGGAGCCCGAAATGCGCAGGGACTCAGCCAATCTTCAGGAGCCCGTCTTCTCAAAACGAACGGCGTTCCCGGGCCCGCGCGCGGCTTCGTACGTCATCATCGATGAGTCCGGACTCCACCGACAGGTCCTGGACATCATCGATGATGTCCTCTCCACGTCCGGGCCCCGGTCCGGGGTCCGCATCCACCTGTTGCGGCACCTCGCTGAGAACCCCGACTGTCCCCTACAAGCGATGTTGGATCATCTGCGGGACCAGGGATACCCGGAGAGATAAGGACTGCACCGCTGGATTTGGGGCAGCCTGCCGACCAGTATCTTTCCTCCTGGGCCCGGCCCGGCCCGCCCCGCGGACAGCAGAGCGCGAACGGCCGATCACGGCGGGCACAGTTACCATCACGAAATCCTGTCCACTGAGCAGATGCGGGCGATACGACAGCGGCGCCAGGACGCTGAAGAGAAGCTTAGGCAACACCAGCTGGAGGCCCGGAATAAACCCAGGGACGAAACCGGTTCCGGAGCAGCCCCGGCCGGTCACTGACAGACCGGCCGTCACTTCTCCGCCGGAGGCTCCGCGCCTGTGGAACGCTGGAAGGCGGACCGGGTGGTCTTGGGGCTTTTCGTTGACCCATTCACGCCGTTGCAGTAACGCATTTCCATCCCAGGAGGCAGGAGACCGGCATGACGAAGGTGCCGTTGGACGAGTTTTTGTGCGAGTGCGTCGACCGCAGTCCGGACCATGACGGACTCGCCCTGGAGGAGCTGTACGGGCTCTACGTCAGCTGGTGTGTCCTGAGGGAGACGGAACCCGCGTCCGACCGGGCATTCAGAGCAGGCTTAGGGGAGGCGAAGATCAACCCGGTGCGGCGCGGCCGGTGTCCGGGTCTGGCAATGACAGGGTCTGCGTCTGCGGATTACATCGTCCATCGCGAGCTGCCTCTCGTTGCTCTGTAGACCGATGCCTTGATGGGAGCTGTTACCCGTTGGCTCTTCCGCCCCTCATGACCCCCGCGGGGTATTGCCAGCCACGGCCGTAGCCGCCGGATCGCCGCGGAAGCAGCGACCCGGCAAGCGGTGGCTATGGCATCGCGGTGGTGATGTCGACCAGCCAGGCGACGCCGAACTTGTCGGTGCACGTTCCGAATGAGTCTCCCCGG
This genomic interval from Micrococcaceae bacterium Sec5.7 contains the following:
- a CDS encoding DUF3830 family protein, producing MARYINITLEKRGVTCKALLHDDAAPRTSNAVWDALPLSGQVFHGKYARNEIYNLVPAFAHAEPGAENTTVTPIPGDVCYFTFTSNDLKTPSHGYEQDSGTDSVQTIVDLAVFYGRNNLLLNGDTGWVPGNVFATIVEGLDEMAEACQDVWMGGARDETLTYSRAE
- a CDS encoding amidase; this translates as MIDSLEWATAVELVSAYGRREVSPVEATHAALDAVDRHDADINAFCLVEAASALAEARESEARWLRGEPRGLADGVPTSIKDLMLTKGWPTLRGSRLTSAEGEWIEDAPSVARLREHGAVLLGKVTSPEFGWKGVTDSPLCGVTRNPWDVSRTSGGSSGGSAAAVAKGMGPWSVGTDGGGSIRIPAAFTGVVGFKPTYGTVPLYPASPFGTLAHAGPITRTVADAALMMDVLSQPDARDWSAGPAPTCSFSAGLDEGIRGRKIAFSPNLGYGSNDPQIEAAVRAAVQVLTELGADVEEIDLGWADPVDAYHVLWFSGAAKVVEGYGPGAIEQIDPLLAAALGRHADFSASDFLDATAVRMRLGKEMGLLHERYDLLVTPTLPIPAFEAGRDVPAGWHSEDWTSWTPYTYPFNLTQQPAISVPCGFTAEGLPVGLQLVGPRHGDARVLSAAAAYQNASAWHLSRPRSKSQLFTPTSK
- a CDS encoding maleate cis-trans isomerase, whose translation is MGATIGMLYPGFGAEDDYPFMEQLLGEGILLPLIHTSVGVDAHEVQALLDLGKSERLLEGAEALRASKPDAVMWACTSGSFVFGWDGARQQAAEVQKALGVPVSSTSLAFVDAVRALGLDKVAVAATYPEDVSRHFVGLLNRGGIEVTQLVSHDIPTAALAGELDREGVLELARSNDSPEAQAILIPDTALHSARWINELESALGKPVLTANQVTVWQGLRLAGALRPCPALGRLFSQTADPPVGA